ACGTAGCTTGCAGTGCATCTCATGACTCTGAAGCCAAACTTCCAACCAGAAGCCTGTTTATTTTACAGCCGTAACTAGAATATGCTATATATGTACCCACTTAAAGGACACTCTGGAAGGCATTTCTGTTTCTTTTGATAGTACACCCATAGGTATGGAATATCTCTTTTAATTCATTCTTTTTTATCCACCTGGCATCATTCAAATCCCATTTTATGGTCTTGTTTATCATGCTTCTATCCAACAAGATGACAACCAGAGGCTTAGACTTCTGTGTTCCAACACAAATGCATTTTAGTCCAACAAATCTTACTTCACATTCGCTAATGTCATAATTCTGTTTCTGTTTCCTCACTCCTAGTGCTAACTGCACATACTTCAGATTTCATAGAAAAAGTAGAACACAAAGAGCAAGAAAAATTTTAAAGAGGAAAAAGACTGGCTTGTATGAAAGCAGTGTAACGCTAATCAGGAACATCGCAGGGTCTCCGTAATCAGATAGGATAGTCGCTTAAAATTTATGGAATGGAAAAAATCAACGCTTGGCGCGATTTCTTTATGTCATTTCATCAATTTACATGCATCTAGGCCAAAATTTTGTCAGTAACTTGGTGTcaaaaatatatttgactaaatagATTTAATGCTACAAGCAGTAGTGTATTAGGGAATTCAATAACAATATCATATCTGATTTAATTAAGCAATCAACATAACTGCTCCACAGCAAACATCACAGATATTCAACCTAATAACGTTCAAACAGACTCAGTTAAAAATTTCTAAggctttcttcttttttctcatttttctcaCTTCTCTCCTATCTGTTAGATTTCCTTAGCAGATTTTGATTGAAAGATTTGCCTAAGGCTCTCAAGAGGATAGAAAGAGTTCTCAAGGGCACACGAATAAAATTCTTGAAAGCAAAATAACTCCTAATACCTTTTGGTCTAAATCAGGAAAAAGAAGACATGATAAGCAAATGTCAGGAGAAATAATGAAACTATTGTTAATGATTAGCTGAGATTTTTGCTTACATGGATAAGACTTGTTGAATACGGATTCAAGTTACAGTCAATTTGTCTGCTGAGGCGTAACTTTCCCCCTTTCCAAGCAGATATAGTATGTGTCTCGAGCTCTTCCTCCGTCAAGTTAGATCCATGATTCCCAAGCTGAAGTTGGACAACAAATTAGTATTTGTATTAATTTAAGAAAGAATGATGTCAAGTCCCTTAAAATTGAAAGGGAAGGAAAAAACTGCAGACTTAGTTGAAAAAATATGGAACCATACATTTGAACCCTAGAAACATACTTGACTTCCCCTCTAAAACGAAGTAAAGGATAAGAAATACTCTGATATCATTCATTGCCTCAAACACAGATGCATATTTTTTTCTAGTTTTTTGGTGCAAACTTGTACAAGAAGTAGATGCAATGTTAGACAAAGTAGCTGATTTACACAACCTGTAAGTACGCTTGTAACACTGGCTTAGTGCAATTGATCTATAAGATATCTTTTTACCTATAAAAAGAAAAGATACTCTGATTCCACTGAGGATAATAGTCCTCTAGGATATAACCACATATCATgtcctaagttactcggactcttcactttcggtgcCGCTCCCGTGTTGACACGACATGGGTGTGGGTGTGAGATCCGTACCCGATCTGGTCAACTGTTTTTGTgtactttgaccaaaatcgacGGAGAAATTCCGGACAGATCCAATGATTTCTTTAATCAAAACCAAAGCTAAGGTGGACTTGAAGAAAGTAGTTAAGCAAGATACTTATGTCCATGAACTAACTATGTCGCATTGAGGTCACAACCCCGGTCCTATttgaaaacaaacaaaatattttGCATTCTAAGTGCTTGATAAAGTCCTAGCTTAGCTTAATAGTCTAGTTTTAGAATTAATTGATCAATCATCCTTTTATTTGAAGAATACTTTAGGAAATTACAAATTCTCACATATTTTGACATCTTAACACACACATACTCCTCGTGGGATCGACCCCAACCTTTGTTGGGTTTATTATTGCTACGACCGTACTACATTTCATTTGAGGTGTAGCATTGGATGTGATTCGTTATCACAGGGAAGTGAATGTTTTTGTCTTGGCGCTAGAAAGGGAGCCACGTTGCTCCTTTGAGCATGTTTAAAGATAAAACTTTGTCAACTGATGAATGCAATGTCAGCAGTTCCAAGCTGTTACTATGATGCGTACCTCCATTAGGATTAAGATGAAGTCTATCGCAGTGAGAACTCCAACAAACTGACCCTTGCAAAAGTCCCACAAAGGAGCAACAGAGATTCCCTGGGAAAAGCTTTGATCAGATGTCAGCAATTCCAAGCTGTTACTTGGTGAAATGAACAGCAAGATAAATTCCATTACTGTTCACATCAGTAAAAAGAAGGCAGGAGCTACAATCGCAATGACAAAAGTAAATATTGTCCCAATATTTCCAAAACTCAACACAATCATTATCAATGTTTGCATGTACAAATGGCATATAAATCCAATCAACTGCTTCAAAATGTTGGTCTTTATAAATATGCACTCCACTTCCGTTTTTGAAAGACAACATGTCATAAAGTGATGCCTTACCCCCAAACAATGATGCAATATTTAGTTATTCAATTATCCCATATTTTATCTACCTAATTCTAAATTTACTCTTAAATTTGTTCCATAATGAAGACAATTAAACATttataattataaaattttatttaattttttttaaaataatgctAATTAATTTTAATCACAAATTATGCTAATAATATACATTAAATTGGGTAAAGTGGTGTAAATACACCAAGAGTAATACTGGAGAATCTTTATTCAATTTAAAACCAAAATATTTTAGATCAATATCGTATATCCATATATTACGATTAACCAAATATCCAATTACAACAACACTATAATTTACCATATAATAATCCTTGTATTGTAGTTCATGTATAGCTTGTATACAAACCGAATGGCTTAATTAAGCGGGATATATGTTCTGACAAGAATTACAAAAGATATTATAAGCAGGcatgaaaaatgaaagtttttCTTTTGAACAAGTGGAACTCCTTAGTATTTTGGATAACTTGTAGCCAAGTTCATAGGAAGGGTTGGCATAGATTGCTTCGAGAAATCTAAATATACAAATTCAGTGTTCTGAATAATCATCAATTACATAGAAAAACAActatttttttcttcttgtttttttCATTTGGTTATCAAAAAAAAACATAGAAAAGAAAACTACTTCAAGCCCTCGAAGGTGACGAACACTACGAGCACGTACAGACCGAGTATTATGATTTTCCAAACAACTAGCTAGAAATTCTAATTCCATCAGGTAGAAATCCAGATCTTATACAAACAGGATGCAAATAATCAATGATCTACAGCCTATAACAGCATGTCCTCAATATgcttaagagcctgtttggatgggcttatgcctataagctgtttgcagcttataagctaaaaaaaataagttggggtagtctaacttattttttttggcttataagctgctttagatatgctaagtcaaatgggcccaattatttttttgagcttattttaagcacaaaatgactttaagctggccaaccaaacactcaaaaaagctgaaaacagcttataagcaacttataagccaatccaaacgggctctaacagTATTTACCTGCTCATAAAGAATATGAAAAGCTTGTTTTACTGGGAGATTTACATCCAACGCAATCACCTACAGAAGGAAAAGGAACTTTTACTTCTTAACttatcaaaaagaaaagaaaaagaaaacttttACATCTTCTCATTAAATATCCTGGACTAATAGGCAGAGAATACAGACAACATCAGCGCATAGTTACCTTGCCAGACTCTGGGAGTAACTCATAAGCAGTATGTGTAGACAAAAATGCAGATATACGTTGACGAGATAACTCTATTTCAGCTTGTGATATCTGTGGGACTGCATCCTGCACATAATATCAGATGGCATGACCAATTTGTACATCACATAGAAAGCTAGTAATGCTGAGATGTAACTGTTTATTTGTTGAAAAGCAAAGTTCTCAACATTGACTATCAAAGCTCAATTCCTACCAAAGTACCAGGTAAAATTTCAAACACTTAAAAGTCTTAAATTTCCCCTACTGgccgaaaaaaaaaagactttgaaATTACTGTAAAATACAATGTATCCCAGGACAAGAAATTGCATAGACAAATAGCTTCAACCTCTGCATAATATTCCAACGACAGTGAATAATGTTAAAACAAAAGGTAAGCTGAGAAAAGAGAAAGTCGTGTCGCAGAGCAGTATCTTCTTTTTTTTATCAGTGTCACAGAGCAACAACAAAAAACGAACAAACCACTAGATAGCTTGAGCATATTCATTTTCCCCAGAGATCTTATCCACACAATCCCTGGGGATACTGAACTGTTGAACATCAGCATGAgtcaaaaaaaaaacatgaaaaaacAAGAACAGAAAGAAAAGGTATCAAGATATACGAAACAAATTTAAGAATTAAGATAAGTGAAGCAGGCAAGGAGccaaatgcataaaaataatAGAATATTTTATTCATATGAGCTATGTTAATCTTCTTACCAGACGAAGAAAATCATTATCGACATCCATATTAGATCCAACGGGCACATCAGGAATTCCATCTGACTCCCTGGGCAGGAAAATTGTGTTGACTACACCATAATTTCCACTTACAAATGGCTGACGCTCATCATGACGCCATTCTCCATCAACAAAGAACTTATACTGCAGGTAAGTGAAAACGCAAATCAATTTATGCACTATTACaaaatattttatcaaaatcCTAAGTTTTATTGACTTGTCAATTGAAGTTAAGTGAAGTATTAATACTTTCATATAATGGTCATCTCAACTATGTTTAAACAAACTAGGGATGAAAAATGTAGTTCAAAagaaatgaaaggaaaaaaaCAATGCAAACTCGCCTCTTGAAAACATATAATCAATCAAAGAAGAGGGAAATGAGATAAAAGAACTACGTATTTGCAACAAAGAATtgcttctcttctttctttttacaCTGAACTAGAAGCAAGCATAAGTATAGTCAAACAAGATCGTATGAAGCAATGAACAAATTGCTTTTTGCTAAATGAATCATTAAACTTGCCCTGCCATGTCTGTAGCACACTTGTCGACTGAGAGGACTAGTATGCAGTAACAAAGGGTAGCTGTTTTCCTCGAGCAGACAACTCGTAAGATTTCTTCAGCAGGctgatatagtggaagttgatCCCTAAGATCAAAAGGAACTAGGAGTTGGGAGTTCCCGAATAGCTAGAACTTCAACCCTTCTATCTTGTACTAAGTTGTGTTTATGATGTAGTTCCACATGTATATGTCTGATAATATGGTAACGTTTGCCTCATTTTCTGCTATTAATATGACTTGCCCAAAAGATAGTACATTCAATCTGATTAGTAAACCACTCACATTTCAAATTCCTATTTCACTGTGGTTGTTTAAATCCCTCCACACATAAGCAGAGACATGTgtgaatataataaaatatttaaagAGACTATCATCTTCCTTGGTATGTTTACAATGAATATGTATGCTACAATTGGAAGATTCACTAGTTTCTGTTCTTACGCACATCATAAGGATTACGTTGGGATTTCCTGCAATTAATGTAATGATTTTAGATCTTTTTTGTTTAAGTCGTTAAAACATTAATAGAAAACTTCACTCAAATTTGCTTTTCCTTGTAATTATCCTCCCAATACATTCGAACTCTTCTCCACCAAGCAGAACCATGAATCTCCTTCATCCGACAAAACAAAACACAGCTCCTAAGAAACATTTAATTTCCTAATAGCCTCTACGCTTCACAATCTTCGAAAAACTTACTTCCTATTTAGCTatcaaacaaaataaaagaacTAACTTTTGGAGCAAAGCTGCCGACAATCACACCCCGCCAAATAACAGCTCATAAAGCTCATAGTTAACGACGTCACTAAGCATTTTTCTTAACAACTGTCAGCAACATAGCCTATTTGTTTGAAAGCTACCAAAAAATTCACAAAGTCCATATTACAAGCATTAACAAATGCTCCATTATAACACaaacctggtgatatcctggtGTTAAGTTCCAGACAACCTGAAACACAGTTGGGCAGCCCTCCATAGGTGACATTGTTATGTGATCTTGCCACCTGCATAGTACCAAATTCCATTTAAACAAAGAAAGAAAGTTTCTCATCCACAACCAACATAAAAaatgaataataacagaaaaaAGAATAGCCCCTAGTGCTTTGATATAGCGGTAAACGCAGCGCGATGTGTGGGTTAGGCATAACGGTTTCAACCCTTATTTAAAGGGAGAAGGATAGAGGCGCCCACCCATCATCTACCTAGTTTCGAACCATCTtccattatttttaaaaaataaaaacagaaaaaagattaaaactcaacaacaacaacataaacaacccagtaaaatcccacaagtggggtctgggagggtgggagggtagagtgtacgtagaccttatccctaccttgcGAGGTAGAGAGCCAGTATCTGGTAGACCCTCAAGCACAAGAACAAGCAATTCAAAGTagtacaacaacatacccggtgtattcccacaagtggggtctggagaggataggatgtacgcagaccttaccctgtCTTTGTGGGGGTAGGGAGTCTGTTTCCAATACACCCTCGGCTCAAGAGGAAAAAAGGATTTGAAGAAATAAGAAATAACGATAGCAAATAAACCGTGGAAAAATACTATAAAAGGCATGATAGAGCAGTCCGGAAAAAAAAAGAGCAGTAACCACCACAAACGAatacgataatcgaagtacaaagAAACAACAGACAATAACAGAAATGGAAAGACAAGAAACCACAGGAGTAATACTACGACTACCAGTAAGAACATCAGGTCCTCACCTAGTAAAAGAGCCACTGAGCAAGACTCTTCTTCCCCCATAAGGCCATACAAAACGTGTTGGCATCAAAACAGTACCTGCAACCCCACTATGATTCTGCCCACTTTCACTAAACATCTCCCCTTCACAAAGATTATAACTTTACCCAAAAAACAAACCCTAAATTCCcacttcaattaaaaaaaaaaattatccaaatAAAACAATCTTGCAAAAAAACTAAAATTTCTCCAAACAATGCCCACTAAATTTCCAAGAAAATTCTAAAAAACCCAAATTCTGGGATCCTCCATGCTACAGCAGGGGACCCCTCTTTACATTCTACACATGCAAACACAAAAATCGAAACCCTAACACAAAATCCTCAATACCCaatctcccaaaaaaaaaaaaagataaaaaaaaaaaaaaaaaaaaaaaaaaactaaaaattcACCCCCCAAGTTTCCAAGATTGAACAAAAACCCCCTAAACAATGCAATTCCAACTCTGATCTAAGCTTAAATCCAGATTTTTTCCGtacaaaaaaaaaaccctaaattAAGAATTTGAGgtaaaattaaagaaaagaaaataaagattCAGTTTTTATGAGTGGGTATAGAGAGTATCGACATTAATGATAGATCTTTGAAGTTATGTGTATGCAATGTGGCCAAAAGTAGAGAAAAGAGAATCCTctatgaagaaaaaaaaggaaaaaaaacaagTTAAAGagaaaggggaaaaagaaaaggaaaaaggacaAATtgggaaaaccaaaaaaaaaaaaaaggtgaaataaTTGTATGTATGTGCGTGCATGTACAAAAAGGATTACGTGTACGGAGAGAAAGAGGTTAGAGCCTTACTTAAAACTTCCTTTATGTAAGCCCACTTTTTGTAAATGTAACTCACCATTCACCATTCACCaaaccataatttttttttagtgtAATTAAATTCTGAAATTTCCTTGTTTAAAATAATAGTTTCACTTTACCCTTTCATATACtactagtatacgtacccgcgCGATACGTGACGAGTATTAACTATTTGAGTTTATACTCAATCTTTTTATATATACAAAAGTCTTATTTCTCTATATTTCTACATTAAAGTTTTGACGTTTTTATTCTTTGTTTATCGTTATAGGTATTATATTCAGTACTTGGTATCATTACATTGCCAAGGTTTGGAATTCTTTTGTTGTTCAATATTTCTTATCTTTAACTTTGTCTGTTATGGTTTGAGTTTGAATAATCTTATCCAAATATATCTACACtatcaaaaataattttagaaaaatTCTCTTTTCTACGATTTTGTCTATGGTCATTGCATTATCCATTACTTAATATTGTTTCATTGACATGTGACTTCATACTAAATTGTCTTTTGTTCACTTCTGTCTATTTAATAAAATGTATAACATAGATTTTCTTACTCTTGAAATAATTGTTTATTATAATctcaaaaaaattattatttataattttgcatctatttttataataatattctgtagatttattaattatatta
The sequence above is a segment of the Lycium barbarum isolate Lr01 chromosome 6, ASM1917538v2, whole genome shotgun sequence genome. Coding sequences within it:
- the LOC132645926 gene encoding sucrose nonfermenting 4-like protein, with protein sequence MFSESGQNHSGVAGTVLMPTRFVWPYGGRRVLLSGSFTRWQDHITMSPMEGCPTVFQVVWNLTPGYHQYKFFVDGEWRHDERQPFVSGNYGVVNTIFLPRESDGIPDVPVGSNMDVDNDFLRLDAVPQISQAEIELSRQRISAFLSTHTAYELLPESGKVIALDVNLPVKQAFHILYEQGISVAPLWDFCKGQFVGVLTAIDFILILMELGNHGSNLTEEELETHTISAWKGGKLRLSRQIDCNLNPYSTSLIHGGPYDSLRDLALRFLQNKVSTLPIIHSSSPDGSFPQLLHLATLSGILKCICRHFKHSSSSLPILQQPICSIPIGTWVPKIGESSGKPISMLRPNASLGAALSLLVQAEVSSIPIVDDNDSLLDIYCRSDITALAKDRAYAQIRLDELSIHQAIQLGQDASSPHGLFNGQRCQMCLRSDPLHKVMERLAVPGARRLVIVEAGSKRVEGIISVTDVFRFLLSC